The Thermosipho japonicus region CTTTAACTTTAGTGTTTTCATCTATTTTTGTTTTAGTTTTAATAAATTTATACAATTATTCATTAAAAGTCGAAGGACTGAAAATCGAAAGTTTTTCAGTTGTTGAAAACTCTAATAAATATGGCAAAAATTTGAAAATACCTTTCTTCTTTTTGCTAAAAAAGCCCTTAAGTATTTCTTTGGGGGCAAAATTAGATAATGTACCTAAAAATTCATATCTATATATCCCTCAGGTTGATGCTTCCTATATTGAAATATATATTAATGACATATTAATTAAAAAAATAGGGTATAAAAACAAAATAGGGCACTTTTTTTATTCACCATTTTTAATAACTTTGCCGGATGAATCTAGAGAATTAAAAATAAAAATGTCAGGAACATATGAGCTAGGCATCGACTTTCCAATATTTATAATTCAAGAAAATCAACTTCCAAAATATTGGACATTAAAAATTTTAACATTTTATCTAGTAATATTTTTGATGGGAACATTGTTATCACTTTCAATTATATTACTCTTATTTTCCATCAATTCAAAAAGAAACGAAAAGAAATTATTCTTACATTTTTCATTAGCTTCTATTCTTGGAATAATATGGCTCTTTGATACATTACCGCTTCCAATTTTTGATTCAATAGAAAATTTTTCTTTATTTAAAAAAATTACTTTAGTTAGTCTTTATCTATCTTTTTTATTCCTTTCAAAAGGTAGTTTTATATACTTTAACTACAATGGATTATTTGGTAAGACCTTAACTTTTCTCTATTATGTTTCATGCATTATCTTAATATTTTCACCTTCAGTCTACCACACTCACATATTCCATAATTACCTTTCTGTAATTTTTGTTCTTAATGCAGTATTTTTGATTTATCTTTTTTTCAAGTCAAACACAAAAAAATCACTTACTTTACTCTTTATTTTATCATCATTTATTTTAACAGCAATACATGATGTAATTGTTCTAATCTTTGATATTGAAACCAAATTTTTGAGCCCCTTAGGCGTTCTTATACTATTTTTTGTATTTTCTTATATAATTATCTCAAGCTATAAAGAAACTGTAAAAGAAAAGCACATATACTATAAAAAAAGCGTTTTTGATAATCTAACAAAAGCATATAATAGAAATATATTTGACTTTGAAAAATTCAATGAATCTGATCTTTTTATATACATCGATATTAATAAACTAAAGGAAATAAACGATACTCTCGGACATAAATATGGTGATAAAGTACTTAAAAAATTCTCGCAAATCGTCAAAAATAACATAAGAAAAGATGATCTACTAATCAGACTTGGCGGTGATGAATTCCTTATTGTGCTTAAAAACTGTTCTAAGAGAAAAGGAAAAATAACAATTAATAGAATACTAAATGAATTTAGAAATAGTGATGAAACTTCACCAACCTTTTCGTGGGGTATAATTCGATACAAGGATTCACTTGAAAAAACCCTTGAATCCGGAGATCTACTTATGTATAAAATGAAAAATAAATATAAATACAGGAATTAATTATTTTTCTTCAAATTTAATCTTCTCCATTAATCTTGCTTGTCTTCTAAATTCATTTGCATCCATTTCCTTTAAAATAAATCTTGCAAGAAAATATTGAAAAGGCAACCACGTAACATGTCCAGAGAATATGACATGCCTTCTTGGTTTTCCAAGCATCTCCCATAACATTTTTCTAGTCGATTTTGGCAAAGCTTTATCAAACAAGGCCTCAATAAATATTATTCTTTCAGTTTTTACAAATTTTGCGTACGCAATTGGATCTATTTTCAAGAATGGATGTATATCACTTTGCTGCATTTGCTTTACATTTTCAAATTTTTTCAATTTTTCTATATCATTCTTGAACCTCTCCAAGAATTCTTCTTTATGTATTATATCTCCACCAAACCCTTTTTTAATTTCCCTTCTCATAAAAGCAAGCGTTGGTGAGTACCAAATTAACGTTCCAACATCACCACCGGTTGTCATCAAAATTGTCTTTTTAAAGTCATCTGTCAATGAATTAAGTATTACACTTAACATCCCACCAAGACAAAAT contains the following coding sequences:
- a CDS encoding diguanylate cyclase domain-containing protein codes for the protein MFSSIFVLVLINLYNYSLKVEGLKIESFSVVENSNKYGKNLKIPFFFLLKKPLSISLGAKLDNVPKNSYLYIPQVDASYIEIYINDILIKKIGYKNKIGHFFYSPFLITLPDESRELKIKMSGTYELGIDFPIFIIQENQLPKYWTLKILTFYLVIFLMGTLLSLSIILLLFSINSKRNEKKLFLHFSLASILGIIWLFDTLPLPIFDSIENFSLFKKITLVSLYLSFLFLSKGSFIYFNYNGLFGKTLTFLYYVSCIILIFSPSVYHTHIFHNYLSVIFVLNAVFLIYLFFKSNTKKSLTLLFILSSFILTAIHDVIVLIFDIETKFLSPLGVLILFFVFSYIIISSYKETVKEKHIYYKKSVFDNLTKAYNRNIFDFEKFNESDLFIYIDINKLKEINDTLGHKYGDKVLKKFSQIVKNNIRKDDLLIRLGGDEFLIVLKNCSKRKGKITINRILNEFRNSDETSPTFSWGIIRYKDSLEKTLESGDLLMYKMKNKYKYRN
- a CDS encoding alpha/beta hydrolase, whose amino-acid sequence is MISFDFDFSMPEYTSGYILKSKNFRVSFIKFPTQYKFAEKGTEIVETYLFEPKRDIAGSLMILHGLGTSNIPFLLWMGTHLANAGVRTIVPILPGNFTRVADRSVSGKDYFSTDVERATRFWEHAVVDTLSVLNLAKNLDLWHENNCLLGFCLGGMLSVILNSLTDDFKKTILMTTGGDVGTLIWYSPTLAFMRREIKKGFGGDIIHKEEFLERFKNDIEKLKKFENVKQMQQSDIHPFLKIDPIAYAKFVKTERIIFIEALFDKALPKSTRKMLWEMLGKPRRHVIFSGHVTWLPFQYFLARFILKEMDANEFRRQARLMEKIKFEEK